One Streptomyces sp. ML-6 genomic region harbors:
- a CDS encoding nicotinamidase, giving the protein MHRALIVVDVQNDFCEGGSLAVPGGADVAAAITDLIGESQPGYRHVVATRDHHIDPGDHFSAQPDFEHSWPVHCVAGTEGAGFHPNFAPAIASGSIDAVFDKGAYAAAYSGFEGLDENGTGLADWLRERQVTEVDVVGIATDHCVRATALDAVRAGFTTHVLLDLTAGVAETTTERALEELRRAGVKLSGKPVV; this is encoded by the coding sequence ATGCACCGCGCCTTGATCGTCGTCGACGTGCAGAACGACTTCTGCGAGGGCGGCAGCCTCGCAGTGCCGGGAGGCGCCGATGTCGCCGCCGCCATCACCGACCTGATCGGCGAGTCCCAGCCCGGGTACCGCCACGTGGTGGCCACCCGCGACCACCACATCGACCCGGGCGACCACTTCTCCGCGCAGCCGGACTTCGAGCACTCCTGGCCCGTCCACTGCGTGGCCGGCACGGAAGGGGCCGGCTTCCATCCGAACTTCGCCCCCGCGATCGCCTCGGGGTCGATCGACGCGGTCTTCGACAAGGGTGCCTACGCCGCCGCGTACAGCGGTTTCGAGGGCCTGGACGAGAACGGCACCGGGCTGGCCGACTGGCTGCGGGAGCGCCAGGTCACCGAGGTGGACGTGGTCGGCATCGCGACCGACCACTGCGTACGGGCGACGGCCCTGGACGCGGTCCGGGCGGGCTTCACGACGCACGTGCTGCTCGACCTGACGGCGGGGGTCGCCGAGACCACCACGGAACGGGCCCTGGAGGAGCTGCGCAGGGCGGGCGTGAAGCTGTCCGGCAAGCCGGTGGTGTGA
- a CDS encoding SsgA family sporulation/cell division regulator, protein MHTVVERELELKLVLSPERSIPVPARLTYRTEDPYAVHVAFHIGSDFPVHWTFARDLLVEGVFRPCGHGDVRIWPTKVDQRNVIFVALTSPDGNALLEVPSAQVAAWVERTLRVVPPGTEAERLGIDEGLAELLAPLPADDLWLCDPWPSDESQDGEA, encoded by the coding sequence ATGCACACCGTCGTGGAACGCGAGCTGGAACTCAAGCTGGTCCTGTCGCCCGAGCGCAGCATCCCCGTCCCCGCCCGGCTGACGTATCGCACGGAGGACCCGTACGCCGTGCACGTCGCCTTTCACATCGGCTCGGACTTCCCCGTCCACTGGACGTTCGCCCGCGATCTGCTGGTCGAGGGCGTGTTCCGGCCGTGCGGTCACGGGGACGTGCGGATCTGGCCGACCAAGGTCGACCAGCGGAACGTGATCTTCGTCGCTCTGACCTCGCCGGACGGGAACGCGCTCCTGGAGGTGCCCTCCGCCCAGGTGGCCGCGTGGGTGGAGCGGACGCTGCGGGTGGTCCCGCCCGGCACGGAGGCCGAGCGGCTCGGCATCGACGAGGGCCTCGCCGAACTGCTCGCCCCGCTGCCGGCCGACGACCTGTGGCTGTGCGACCCGTGGCCGTCGGACGAGTCGCAGGACGGCGAGGCGTGA
- a CDS encoding RDD family protein — translation MSAPTPVPGDESPREGYYPDPSIPGYVRYWNGASWVPGTSRPAPEQGESAAAALPEAVSGPQSLSQPQQPQSQLQSQSSEPQSSEPAPAEETGPIFLDGEPSPGNRPEPASAWQADASRQTGFGGEHDRRVSWGGTGRSGEQGGVSDPSEPGGPAAAEPVRDPRTPAGRATADRVPEVRAPADGAPVDPRRPAAADGDRAPEHTVTIRVGRQGRVGADGSGEGAGEAGAGAPPSDGTMTIRSLGGGEAAPARGAEPDPGEGTMTIRALTSRAGARPPAPAQGLPPAPAQNQAQDPAQAQDPGRAQDPARAPAPVQAQAPFPAQTSAPAPASAPAEPNGPAPQGGAAPWAQQPAGVQFPGQQHGVQPQQPGLQQSGLQQPGPQPGVQPGPQPGLPQQGLPQPGPQQGLPQPGPQQPGPQFGGAQPDRPDQPVVPWKPPVDDPFQQLAQAQAAARPAGLGKRFAARLIDTVVLMAPAGAAGFPLVSRALDHIDGKIEAAKLSGETVTVWLIDSTTAGLFGGALGVFLVLGVLLEALPTAKWGRTLGKKLCGLGVRDIESHEPPSFGAALRRWLVYGVLGLLVIGVVEVLWCLIDKPWRQCWHDKAAHTFVAG, via the coding sequence ATGAGCGCCCCAACCCCGGTACCCGGTGACGAGAGCCCCCGTGAGGGCTACTACCCCGACCCGTCCATTCCCGGATACGTCCGGTACTGGAACGGCGCCTCGTGGGTGCCCGGCACGAGTCGGCCCGCCCCGGAACAGGGCGAGTCGGCGGCCGCTGCGCTCCCCGAAGCCGTGTCGGGCCCGCAGTCCCTGTCCCAGCCGCAGCAGCCGCAGTCCCAGTTGCAGTCGCAGTCCTCGGAGCCGCAGTCGTCGGAGCCGGCGCCGGCGGAGGAGACCGGTCCGATCTTCCTGGACGGGGAGCCCTCCCCGGGCAACCGCCCCGAACCGGCGAGCGCCTGGCAGGCCGACGCCTCCCGGCAGACCGGCTTCGGCGGGGAACACGACCGACGGGTCTCCTGGGGCGGCACCGGCCGATCCGGCGAACAGGGCGGCGTTTCCGACCCGTCGGAGCCCGGGGGCCCCGCCGCCGCGGAACCCGTCCGCGATCCTCGTACGCCCGCGGGCCGCGCCACGGCCGACCGGGTGCCCGAGGTCCGGGCCCCCGCCGACGGCGCGCCCGTGGACCCGCGACGTCCCGCAGCCGCGGACGGCGACCGGGCCCCCGAGCACACGGTCACGATCCGGGTCGGCCGCCAGGGCCGCGTCGGCGCCGACGGCAGTGGTGAAGGAGCGGGCGAGGCCGGGGCCGGAGCCCCGCCCTCCGACGGGACGATGACGATCCGTTCCCTCGGCGGGGGCGAGGCCGCTCCCGCCCGCGGGGCGGAACCGGACCCGGGGGAGGGGACGATGACGATCCGTGCCCTCACCTCCCGCGCGGGTGCGCGGCCCCCCGCCCCGGCACAGGGCCTGCCTCCCGCGCCCGCGCAGAACCAGGCCCAGGACCCGGCCCAGGCCCAGGACCCGGGCCGGGCCCAGGACCCGGCCCGGGCCCCGGCGCCTGTGCAGGCGCAGGCCCCGTTCCCCGCGCAGACCTCGGCCCCCGCCCCCGCTTCGGCTCCCGCCGAGCCCAACGGCCCCGCTCCGCAGGGCGGCGCGGCCCCGTGGGCGCAGCAGCCCGCCGGCGTTCAGTTCCCGGGGCAGCAGCACGGGGTGCAGCCCCAGCAGCCGGGACTCCAGCAGTCGGGGCTTCAGCAGCCGGGCCCCCAGCCAGGAGTTCAGCCGGGACCGCAGCCGGGCCTTCCTCAGCAGGGCCTTCCGCAGCCGGGACCGCAGCAGGGCCTTCCGCAGCCGGGACCGCAGCAACCCGGGCCGCAGTTCGGCGGTGCGCAGCCCGACCGGCCGGACCAGCCCGTCGTGCCCTGGAAGCCGCCGGTCGACGACCCGTTCCAGCAACTCGCCCAGGCCCAGGCCGCGGCGAGGCCGGCCGGGCTCGGCAAGCGGTTCGCCGCCCGGCTCATCGACACCGTGGTGCTGATGGCGCCGGCCGGCGCGGCAGGCTTCCCGCTCGTCTCGCGGGCCCTGGACCACATCGACGGGAAGATCGAGGCGGCGAAGCTGTCCGGCGAGACGGTCACCGTCTGGCTGATCGACTCCACCACGGCCGGTCTGTTCGGCGGGGCGCTGGGCGTGTTCCTCGTGCTGGGCGTCCTGCTGGAGGCGCTGCCGACGGCGAAGTGGGGCCGCACGCTCGGCAAGAAGCTCTGCGGGCTCGGAGTACGGGACATCGAGTCCCACGAGCCCCCGTCCTTCGGCGCCGCGCTGCGCCGCTGGCTGGTCTACGGCGTGCTGGGGCTCCTCGTGATCGGAGTGGTCGAGGTGCTGTGGTGCCTGATCGACAAGCCGTGGCGCCAGTGCTGGCACGACAAGGCGGCGCACACCTTCGTCGCGGGCTGA
- a CDS encoding DUF2017 domain-containing protein gives MAGHFEATRGGGAAVALDEVEIAILRSLAVQLLELIGPGDEPAEGEDPLAALFAEGPSEPPADPALARLFPEAYGDEDDELRAASAEFRRFTENDLRTRKRDDALVVVRTLDALTTAGNGSAVLELTADECRNWLGTLNDLRLTIGARLEVSEEEEGEAGSLYRLPDSDPRKPMVMAYLWLGGLQETLVETLMPE, from the coding sequence ATGGCCGGCCACTTCGAGGCCACCCGAGGCGGCGGCGCGGCCGTCGCGCTCGACGAGGTGGAGATCGCGATCCTGCGCTCCCTCGCCGTGCAGCTGCTGGAACTGATCGGCCCCGGCGACGAGCCCGCCGAGGGCGAGGACCCGCTCGCCGCGCTCTTCGCGGAAGGGCCCAGCGAACCGCCCGCCGACCCCGCCCTGGCCCGCCTCTTCCCCGAGGCGTACGGCGACGAGGACGACGAACTGCGCGCCGCCTCCGCCGAGTTCCGCCGCTTCACCGAGAACGACCTGCGCACCCGTAAACGCGACGACGCCCTCGTCGTCGTACGCACCCTGGACGCGCTCACGACCGCCGGGAACGGCAGCGCCGTGCTCGAACTCACCGCCGACGAGTGCCGCAACTGGCTCGGCACCCTCAACGACCTCCGGCTCACCATCGGCGCCCGTCTGGAGGTCTCCGAGGAGGAAGAGGGCGAGGCCGGCTCGCTCTACCGGCTGCCCGACAGCGACCCGCGCAAGCCGATGGTCATGGCCTACCTCTGGCTCGGCGGGCTCCAGGAGACCCTCGTGGAGACGCTGATGCCGGAGTAG
- a CDS encoding nicotinate phosphoribosyltransferase — protein MNSADLGRRVGVPSTALFTDQYELTMVQAALKAGTADRRSVFEAFTRRLPEGRRYGVVAGIGRVLDAVENFHFDDEMLTFLREQGVVDGPTLAWLADYRFSGDIWGYPEGEVYFPGSPILRVEGSFAECVLLETVILSILNHDSAIAAAASRMSTAAGGRGLIEMGARRTHELSAVASARAAYIGGFNTTSDLAAGFRYNIPTVGTSAHAFTLLHDTERDAFRAQVDSLGRGTTLLVDTYDVAEAVRTAVEIAGTGLGAVRIDSGDLLLVAHRVRQQLDELGATGTKIVVTSDLDEYAIASLAAAPVDAYGVGTQLVTGSGHPTCSMVYKLVARAGSADPAEPLRPVAKKSLGAKSSVGGRKWAARRVDEYGVAEAEVVGTGPVPAELADRQLLVELVKGGEVVAREPLDAARDRHIAARAGLPLSALQLSRGEPVIPTEYV, from the coding sequence ATGAACTCTGCGGACCTTGGGCGTCGGGTCGGTGTGCCGTCGACCGCGCTCTTCACCGACCAGTACGAGCTCACGATGGTGCAGGCCGCGCTGAAAGCCGGCACGGCCGATCGGCGCTCGGTCTTCGAGGCGTTCACGCGCCGGCTGCCCGAGGGGCGGCGCTACGGCGTCGTCGCGGGCATCGGGCGGGTGCTGGACGCGGTGGAGAACTTCCACTTCGACGACGAGATGCTCACCTTCCTGCGCGAACAGGGCGTCGTCGACGGGCCCACGCTCGCCTGGCTGGCCGATTACCGCTTCAGCGGTGACATCTGGGGCTATCCGGAGGGCGAGGTGTACTTCCCGGGCTCGCCGATCCTGCGGGTGGAGGGTTCCTTCGCCGAGTGCGTGCTGCTGGAGACGGTGATCCTGTCGATCCTCAACCACGACTCGGCGATCGCCGCCGCGGCGTCCCGGATGTCCACGGCGGCGGGCGGGCGCGGCCTGATCGAGATGGGTGCACGCCGCACCCATGAACTGTCGGCGGTCGCGTCGGCGCGCGCCGCGTACATCGGCGGCTTCAACACCACGTCCGACCTGGCGGCGGGCTTCCGCTACAACATCCCGACCGTCGGGACGAGCGCGCACGCCTTCACCCTGCTCCACGACACCGAGCGCGACGCGTTCCGGGCCCAGGTCGACTCGCTGGGCCGGGGCACGACGCTGCTGGTCGACACGTACGACGTCGCCGAGGCGGTCCGTACGGCGGTCGAGATCGCCGGTACCGGGCTGGGCGCGGTGCGGATCGACTCCGGCGACCTGTTGCTGGTCGCGCACCGGGTGCGCCAGCAGCTGGACGAGCTGGGCGCCACCGGCACGAAGATCGTGGTGACCTCGGACCTGGACGAGTACGCCATCGCCTCGCTGGCCGCCGCGCCGGTCGACGCGTACGGGGTGGGCACGCAGCTGGTGACCGGCAGCGGGCACCCCACCTGCTCGATGGTCTACAAGCTGGTCGCCCGCGCCGGGTCCGCGGATCCGGCGGAGCCGCTGCGCCCGGTGGCCAAGAAGTCGCTCGGTGCGAAGTCGTCGGTGGGCGGTCGCAAGTGGGCCGCGCGCCGCGTGGACGAGTACGGGGTGGCCGAGGCCGAGGTGGTCGGCACCGGCCCCGTACCGGCGGAGCTGGCCGACCGGCAGTTGCTGGTCGAGCTGGTCAAGGGCGGCGAGGTGGTCGCCCGCGAGCCGCTGGACGCGGCGCGCGACCGGCACATCGCGGCGCGGGCGGGGCTTCCGCTGTCGGCGCTGCAGCTGTCCCGCGGGGAGCCGGTCATCCCCACGGAGTACGTCTGA
- a CDS encoding amino acid permease has translation MTSAQIDEGKGGRPAARDESAGPAGEGYRRALGARQIQMIAIGGAIGTGLFLGAGKAISKAGPSLILAYAVAGLVIFLIMRALGELLMYRPVSGSFSEYAREFVGPFAGFATGWTYWLFWVVTGITEVTAAAQYMTFWFDVPPWTSALVFTVILYGVNLISVKLFGELEFWFSMVKVTAIVGMILICAGILTLGFSDAGDTASVTHLWADGGFFPHGVKGTLMTLQIVMFAFLAVELVGVTAGESKDPKTVLPKAINTVPWRIAVFYVGALVMILSVVPWSAFRPKVSPFVAAFEEMGLGVGAGIVNFVVLTAALSSCNSGMYSTGRMLRDLSLNGQGPHLFTRLTRNGTPLVGTSFSAALMLVGVWINYQWPGDAFTYVVSFATISGMWAWIMILVCQIRYRRLADRGLLPRSDFRAPGAPLTSFLALAFIAVVVVMMGIDPSTRISLYCAPLWAALLGVSYLVLRARDPEGGAFTRTRPGAGGTAPAEDGKRETRTGY, from the coding sequence ATGACATCGGCGCAGATCGACGAGGGGAAAGGCGGCCGGCCGGCCGCACGGGACGAGTCCGCCGGACCGGCGGGCGAGGGATACCGGCGGGCCCTCGGCGCCCGCCAGATCCAGATGATCGCCATCGGCGGAGCCATCGGCACCGGGCTCTTCCTCGGCGCGGGAAAGGCGATATCCAAGGCCGGACCCAGCCTGATCCTGGCCTACGCCGTCGCGGGCCTGGTCATCTTCCTCATCATGCGGGCCCTGGGCGAACTCCTCATGTACCGGCCGGTCTCCGGCTCCTTCTCCGAATACGCCCGTGAATTCGTCGGCCCCTTCGCCGGGTTCGCCACCGGCTGGACCTACTGGCTCTTCTGGGTCGTCACCGGAATCACCGAAGTCACCGCGGCCGCCCAGTACATGACGTTCTGGTTCGACGTTCCCCCCTGGACATCGGCGCTGGTCTTCACGGTCATCCTGTACGGCGTGAACCTGATCTCCGTGAAACTCTTCGGAGAACTCGAATTCTGGTTCTCCATGGTCAAGGTGACCGCCATCGTCGGCATGATCCTCATCTGCGCCGGCATTCTCACCCTCGGCTTCTCCGACGCCGGTGACACCGCCTCCGTCACCCACCTCTGGGCCGACGGCGGCTTCTTCCCGCACGGCGTCAAGGGCACCCTGATGACCCTGCAGATCGTGATGTTCGCCTTCCTCGCCGTCGAACTCGTCGGCGTCACCGCGGGCGAGTCCAAGGACCCGAAGACCGTGCTGCCCAAGGCCATCAACACCGTGCCGTGGCGCATCGCCGTCTTCTACGTCGGCGCCCTCGTCATGATCCTCTCCGTGGTCCCGTGGTCCGCGTTCCGGCCGAAGGTCTCACCCTTCGTCGCCGCCTTCGAGGAGATGGGCCTCGGCGTCGGCGCCGGCATCGTCAACTTCGTCGTGCTGACCGCGGCCCTCTCCTCCTGCAACTCCGGCATGTACTCCACCGGCCGCATGCTCCGCGACCTCTCGCTCAACGGCCAGGGCCCCCACCTCTTCACCCGGCTCACCCGCAACGGCACCCCGCTCGTCGGCACGAGCTTCTCCGCCGCCCTGATGCTCGTCGGCGTCTGGATCAACTACCAGTGGCCCGGGGACGCCTTCACCTACGTCGTCTCCTTCGCCACCATCTCCGGCATGTGGGCCTGGATCATGATCCTCGTCTGCCAGATCCGCTACCGGCGCCTCGCCGACCGCGGCCTGCTCCCGCGCTCGGACTTCCGGGCCCCCGGCGCCCCGCTCACCAGCTTCCTCGCCCTGGCCTTCATCGCGGTGGTCGTCGTGATGATGGGCATCGACCCGAGCACCAGGATCTCGCTGTACTGCGCCCCGCTCTGGGCCGCCCTCCTCGGCGTCTCGTACCTGGTCCTCAGGGCCCGCGACCCGGAGGGCGGGGCGTTCACGAGGACCCGGCCCGGGGCCGGGGGCACGGCGCCCGCGGAGGACGGGAAGCGGGAGACCCGCACGGGGTACTGA
- a CDS encoding RDD family protein gives MSNDQPPSGQPPEDDPFRKKPQEPSPPSGSPYDSAPPPPPYDPGPYGGGGPYGADPLAGMPPLGEPGKRILARLVDFLIISIPLYLISLPWGGVVEVTDDDGNVFNQTYNGHQMVWSLIGLVVYVAYDTYFTHKDGRTLGKRLMKLRVAMLDDGRVPDTGTSFLRAVVLWLPALLCCPCLWWLINIVLMFTDKPYRQGLQDKAAKTVVVQTD, from the coding sequence ATGAGCAACGATCAGCCGCCGTCCGGCCAACCGCCCGAGGACGACCCGTTCCGCAAGAAGCCGCAGGAACCGTCGCCGCCGTCGGGCTCGCCGTACGACAGTGCTCCGCCCCCGCCGCCGTACGATCCCGGCCCCTACGGCGGTGGCGGCCCGTACGGGGCGGACCCGCTGGCGGGCATGCCGCCGCTCGGCGAGCCCGGAAAGCGGATCCTGGCCCGGCTGGTCGACTTCCTGATCATCTCGATCCCGCTGTACCTGATTTCGTTGCCGTGGGGCGGCGTCGTCGAGGTGACGGACGACGACGGCAACGTCTTCAACCAGACGTACAACGGGCACCAGATGGTGTGGTCGCTGATCGGCCTCGTCGTCTACGTCGCGTACGACACGTACTTCACGCACAAGGACGGCCGGACCCTCGGCAAGCGCCTCATGAAGTTGCGGGTCGCGATGCTCGACGACGGCCGGGTGCCGGACACCGGAACGTCGTTCCTGCGGGCCGTGGTGCTGTGGCTGCCGGCCCTGCTGTGCTGCCCGTGCCTGTGGTGGCTGATCAACATCGTGCTCATGTTCACGGACAAGCCGTACCGGCAGGGCCTCCAGGACAAGGCGGCGAAGACGGTGGTCGTCCAGACCGACTGA
- a CDS encoding immune inhibitor A domain-containing protein: MTTNRGALRAAAIVVAMAATAATASTFATAQADDKTSGAKSTTVDRRDPGSAKGNEHDLKGPFSEQQEAQRQAALEQVIAGDKKITKRGGSKVVKLDDKKYVELGREKTDKIFTILVEFGDKVDNTTMFDPDGDGPEPAVPKYGGTPGPLHNKIAKPDPKKDNSTAWQADYNQEHFQDLYFGEGRGKESLKTYYEKTSSGRYSVEGQVSDWVKVPYNEARYGSNYCGSSNCANAWDMIRDGVNAWAADQKAKGRTQEQIKADLAQYDQWDRYDFDNDGDFNEPDGYIDHFQIVHAGEDESAGGGAEGENAIWAHRWYAYGTNAGATGPADNKAGGAEIGDTGIWVGDYTAQPENGGLGVFAHEYGHDLGLPDLYDTTNTAENSVGFWSLMSAGSWLGRGKGEIGDLPGDMTSWDKLQLGWLDYAEAKAATKSVHKLGVSEYNTKNKQALVVTLPEKPVTTDVTKPAEGAKQWWSDRGDNLNNTLSRPVDLTGKSKASLDLAGWWDIEKDYDYLYTEVSENGGTSWTAIDGTADGKAIPRDASDKPALTDVSGKYQKLSYSLDAYAGKKIDIRFRYATDGGAGGLGFAADTISVNADGAALFTDNAEGDDNGWTVKGFSRVGESFTKNYPQYYIAENRQYVSYDKTLEVGPYNFGFSKTRPDWVEHYPYQNGLLVWLWDTSQKDNNVSQHPGKGLILPVDSHAKPLKWADGTVIRNKIQPFDAPFSWYRTDAFTLHNADVPVRIKSQSGVPVFDDRKGTYWYKENPTGSVQVPDTNTRISILSEPRNGSTITVKVGPSSK; the protein is encoded by the coding sequence GTGACCACAAACAGAGGGGCGCTTCGCGCTGCCGCGATTGTCGTGGCCATGGCCGCCACGGCCGCCACGGCGTCGACCTTCGCCACGGCCCAGGCCGACGACAAGACCTCGGGCGCGAAGAGCACCACCGTCGACCGCCGCGACCCGGGGTCGGCCAAGGGCAACGAGCACGACTTGAAGGGCCCGTTCAGCGAGCAGCAGGAAGCCCAGCGACAGGCCGCCCTGGAGCAGGTCATCGCGGGCGACAAGAAGATCACGAAGCGCGGCGGCTCCAAGGTCGTCAAGCTCGACGACAAGAAGTACGTCGAGCTCGGCCGGGAGAAGACCGACAAGATCTTCACGATCCTGGTGGAGTTCGGCGACAAGGTCGACAACACCACCATGTTCGACCCGGACGGCGACGGCCCCGAGCCCGCCGTCCCGAAGTACGGCGGCACGCCCGGCCCGCTGCACAACAAGATAGCCAAGCCGGACCCCAAGAAGGACAACAGCACCGCCTGGCAGGCCGACTACAACCAGGAGCACTTCCAGGACCTCTACTTCGGCGAGGGCAGGGGCAAGGAGTCGCTGAAGACGTACTACGAGAAGACGTCCTCCGGGCGCTACTCCGTCGAGGGCCAGGTCTCCGACTGGGTCAAGGTGCCGTACAACGAGGCCCGTTACGGCTCCAACTACTGCGGCTCGTCCAACTGCGCCAACGCCTGGGACATGATCCGGGACGGCGTGAACGCCTGGGCCGCCGACCAGAAGGCCAAGGGCCGTACGCAGGAGCAGATCAAGGCCGATCTCGCCCAGTACGACCAGTGGGACCGCTACGACTTCGACAACGACGGCGACTTCAACGAGCCCGACGGCTACATCGACCACTTCCAGATCGTCCACGCCGGTGAGGACGAGTCCGCGGGTGGCGGCGCCGAGGGCGAGAACGCCATCTGGGCCCACCGCTGGTACGCCTACGGCACCAACGCCGGCGCGACCGGCCCGGCCGACAACAAGGCGGGCGGCGCCGAGATCGGCGACACCGGCATCTGGGTCGGTGACTACACCGCGCAGCCCGAGAACGGCGGCCTGGGCGTCTTCGCCCACGAGTACGGCCACGACCTGGGCCTGCCCGACCTGTACGACACCACCAACACCGCCGAGAACTCGGTCGGTTTCTGGTCCCTGATGTCGGCCGGCTCCTGGCTCGGCCGCGGCAAGGGCGAGATCGGCGACCTGCCCGGCGACATGACCTCCTGGGACAAGCTCCAGCTGGGCTGGCTCGACTACGCCGAGGCCAAGGCCGCGACGAAGTCCGTCCACAAGCTGGGCGTGTCCGAGTACAACACCAAGAACAAGCAGGCGCTCGTCGTCACGCTGCCCGAGAAGCCCGTCACCACCGACGTCACCAAGCCGGCCGAGGGCGCCAAGCAGTGGTGGAGCGACCGGGGCGACAACCTGAACAACACCCTGTCCCGCCCGGTCGACCTGACCGGCAAGTCCAAGGCGTCCCTGGACCTCGCGGGCTGGTGGGACATCGAGAAGGACTACGACTACCTCTACACCGAGGTGTCGGAGAACGGCGGCACCAGCTGGACCGCGATCGACGGCACGGCCGACGGCAAGGCGATCCCGCGCGACGCCAGTGACAAGCCGGCCCTGACCGACGTCTCCGGCAAGTACCAGAAGCTCTCGTACTCGTTGGACGCCTACGCGGGCAAGAAGATCGACATCCGCTTCCGCTACGCCACCGACGGCGGCGCGGGCGGCCTCGGCTTCGCCGCCGACACCATCTCGGTCAACGCCGACGGCGCCGCGCTCTTCACGGACAACGCCGAGGGCGACGACAACGGCTGGACCGTCAAGGGCTTCTCCCGCGTCGGCGAGTCGTTCACCAAGAACTACCCGCAGTACTACATCGCGGAGAACCGCCAGTACGTCAGCTACGACAAGACCCTCGAGGTCGGCCCGTACAACTTCGGTTTCTCCAAGACCCGTCCGGACTGGGTCGAGCACTACCCGTACCAGAACGGTCTGCTCGTCTGGCTCTGGGACACCTCCCAGAAGGACAACAACGTCTCGCAGCACCCGGGCAAGGGCCTGATCCTGCCGGTCGACTCCCACGCCAAGCCGCTGAAGTGGGCCGACGGCACGGTCATCCGCAACAAGATCCAGCCCTTCGACGCCCCGTTCAGCTGGTACCGCACGGACGCCTTCACGCTGCACAACGCGGACGTCCCGGTCCGGATCAAGTCGCAGAGCGGCGTCCCGGTCTTCGACGACCGCAAGGGCACCTACTGGTACAAGGAGAACCCGACCGGAAGCGTTCAGGTTCCTGACACCAACACCCGGATCTCGATCCTCAGCGAGCCCCGCAACGGCTCGACGATCACCGTCAAGGTCGGTCCTTCGAGCAAGTAG
- the clpS gene encoding ATP-dependent Clp protease adapter ClpS, whose product MGWVSVAPTEIERPESAEESLVVPEPDVPWVTLVHNDPVNLMSYVTYVFQTYFGYSKDKAHQLMLDVHHKGRAVVSSGSREEMERDVQAMHGYGLWATLTQDRG is encoded by the coding sequence ATGGGGTGGGTGAGCGTCGCCCCTACAGAGATCGAGCGTCCCGAGTCGGCCGAGGAGAGCCTCGTCGTCCCCGAGCCCGACGTGCCCTGGGTGACCCTGGTGCACAACGACCCGGTCAACCTCATGAGCTATGTGACCTACGTCTTCCAGACGTACTTCGGTTACTCCAAGGACAAGGCGCACCAGCTGATGCTGGACGTCCACCACAAGGGACGGGCCGTCGTCTCCAGCGGCAGCCGCGAGGAGATGGAACGCGACGTCCAGGCCATGCACGGCTACGGGCTGTGGGCCACCCTCACGCAGGACCGCGGCTAG